One region of Primulina tabacum isolate GXHZ01 chromosome 17, ASM2559414v2, whole genome shotgun sequence genomic DNA includes:
- the LOC142531015 gene encoding protein-L-isoaspartate O-methyltransferase 1-like isoform X1 — MERIWRGSSINKNKEMVDRLQSHGVIRSQKVAEVMETIDRALFVPADTPPYVDNPMQIGYNVTISAPHMHAMCLELLENHLKPGMHALDVGSGTGYLTACFAIMVEQQGRAVGVEHIPELVESSTRNIQRSAAAELLKEGPLSVHVGDGRLGWPDFAPYDAIHVGAASPEIPPALVEQLKPGGRLVIPVGNIFQDLQVVDKNMDGSLSVRSETSVRYVPLTSREAQLRGY; from the exons ATGGAG CGAATCTGGAGGGGAAGCAGTATTAACAAGAACAAAGAAATGGTAGATCGTTTGCAGAGCCATGGAGTGATAAGGTCACAGAAAGTAGCAGAAGTAATGGAAACCATTGACAGGGCTTTGTTTGTGCCAGCGGATACACCACCATATGTGGACAATCCAATGCAGATTGGTTACAATGTTACTATTTCTGCACCACATATGCATGCCATGTGCCTTGAGTTGTTGGAGAACCATTTGAAGCCTGGCATGCATGCATTGGATGTTGGTTCAG GAACTGGGTATTTGACCGCTTGCTTTGCTATTATGGTTGAACAACAAGGCCGAGCTGTTGGTGTTGAACACATTCCAGAGTTGGTTGAATCTTCAACTAGAAATATCCAAAGAAGTGCAGCAGCTGAACTATTGAAAGAAGGACCTCTCTCGGTGCATGTTGGCG ATGGCAGGTTGGGCTGGCCTGATTTTGCACCTTATGATGCCATTCATGTCGGGGCTGCTTCACCCGAAATTCCTCCAGCACTAGTAGAACAACTGAAGCCCGGCGGGAGACTTGTGATCCCTGTGGGCAACATTTTCCAAGACCTTCAAGTTGTGGACAAGAATATGGATGGATCATTAAGTGTTCGAAGTGAGACATCAGTTCGTTACGTTCCACTGACTAGTAGAGAAGCTCAACTCCGTGGTTATTAA
- the LOC142531015 gene encoding protein-L-isoaspartate O-methyltransferase 1-like isoform X3, which produces MVDRLQSHGVIRSQKVAEVMETIDRALFVPADTPPYVDNPMQIGYNVTISAPHMHAMCLELLENHLKPGMHALDVGSGTGYLTACFAIMVEQQGRAVGVEHIPELVESSTRNIQRSAAAELLKEGPLSVHVGDGRLGWPDFAPYDAIHVGAASPEIPPALVEQLKPGGRLVIPVGNIFQDLQVVDKNMDGSLSVRSETSVRYVPLTSREAQLRGY; this is translated from the exons ATGGTAGATCGTTTGCAGAGCCATGGAGTGATAAGGTCACAGAAAGTAGCAGAAGTAATGGAAACCATTGACAGGGCTTTGTTTGTGCCAGCGGATACACCACCATATGTGGACAATCCAATGCAGATTGGTTACAATGTTACTATTTCTGCACCACATATGCATGCCATGTGCCTTGAGTTGTTGGAGAACCATTTGAAGCCTGGCATGCATGCATTGGATGTTGGTTCAG GAACTGGGTATTTGACCGCTTGCTTTGCTATTATGGTTGAACAACAAGGCCGAGCTGTTGGTGTTGAACACATTCCAGAGTTGGTTGAATCTTCAACTAGAAATATCCAAAGAAGTGCAGCAGCTGAACTATTGAAAGAAGGACCTCTCTCGGTGCATGTTGGCG ATGGCAGGTTGGGCTGGCCTGATTTTGCACCTTATGATGCCATTCATGTCGGGGCTGCTTCACCCGAAATTCCTCCAGCACTAGTAGAACAACTGAAGCCCGGCGGGAGACTTGTGATCCCTGTGGGCAACATTTTCCAAGACCTTCAAGTTGTGGACAAGAATATGGATGGATCATTAAGTGTTCGAAGTGAGACATCAGTTCGTTACGTTCCACTGACTAGTAGAGAAGCTCAACTCCGTGGTTATTAA
- the LOC142531015 gene encoding protein-L-isoaspartate O-methyltransferase 1-like isoform X2: MERIWRGSSINKNKEMVDRLQSHGVIRSQKVAEVMETIDRALFVPADTPPYVDNPMQIGYNVTISAPHMHAMCLELLENHLKPGMHALDVGSGTGYLTACFAIMVEQQGRAVGVEHIPELVESSTRNIQRSAAAELLKEGPLSVHVGDGRLGWPDFAPYDAIHVGAASPEIPPALVEQLKPGGRLVIPVGNIFQDLQVVDKNMDGSLSVRSETSVRYVPLTSREAQLRGY, from the exons atgGAG CGAATCTGGAGGGGAAGCAGTATTAACAAGAACAAAGAAATGGTAGATCGTTTGCAGAGCCATGGAGTGATAAGGTCACAGAAAGTAGCAGAAGTAATGGAAACCATTGACAGGGCTTTGTTTGTGCCAGCGGATACACCACCATATGTGGACAATCCAATGCAGATTGGTTACAATGTTACTATTTCTGCACCACATATGCATGCCATGTGCCTTGAGTTGTTGGAGAACCATTTGAAGCCTGGCATGCATGCATTGGATGTTGGTTCAG GAACTGGGTATTTGACCGCTTGCTTTGCTATTATGGTTGAACAACAAGGCCGAGCTGTTGGTGTTGAACACATTCCAGAGTTGGTTGAATCTTCAACTAGAAATATCCAAAGAAGTGCAGCAGCTGAACTATTGAAAGAAGGACCTCTCTCGGTGCATGTTGGCG ATGGCAGGTTGGGCTGGCCTGATTTTGCACCTTATGATGCCATTCATGTCGGGGCTGCTTCACCCGAAATTCCTCCAGCACTAGTAGAACAACTGAAGCCCGGCGGGAGACTTGTGATCCCTGTGGGCAACATTTTCCAAGACCTTCAAGTTGTGGACAAGAATATGGATGGATCATTAAGTGTTCGAAGTGAGACATCAGTTCGTTACGTTCCACTGACTAGTAGAGAAGCTCAACTCCGTGGTTATTAA
- the LOC142531743 gene encoding uncharacterized protein LOC142531743: MTQFFAQFAMNNTEVDRMTRPEVVYERFRKMDPKDFGRTTDPIVVEGWIKIIEVIFTFMELHDADRVRCATYFLKDDARLWWEGASVLVNLQTLTWEGFKEVLYSKYFTDEAPSRLTREFMALREKLRHFMDGLRSILHCDVRIAGPHTYVVAVARALAVEQDQKDIEIYNGFMNYLGVKPTRLDVNYSVTVPSGEELCASGVVRDLSIELQGHTIYIDLIVLLMPEFVTILRMDWLSKNGVSINFRRKSVRVRPLGDDEFVFETSGRNSTPQMISCLQARKLMLKGCQMFLASNISAHVTTCQTVVDVPVVRDFPEVFPKYIVGIPPERELEFSIDLMSYTMPISEALYRLAPAG, encoded by the exons atgactcagttctttgcacagtttgcgaTGAACAATACTGAGGTGGATAGAATGACGAGGCCCGAGGTAGTGTATGAGCGATTTCGTAAGATGGACCCTAAGGATTTTGGGAGAACGACTGATCCTATAGTAgtagagggatggattaagatCATAGAGGTGATTTTTACCTTTATGGAGCTACATGATGCTGAtagagtcaggtgtgccacttacTTTCTGAAGGATGATGCTCgattatggtgggaaggagcatcagtgttGGTGAATCTGCAGACCCTGACTTGGGAAGGCTTCAAGGAGGTATtatactccaagtacttcactgatgaGGCACCATCCCGACTGACTAGGGAGTTTATGGCGTTGAG AGAGAAACTGAGACACTTTATGGATGGTTTACGGTCGATATTGCACTGTGATGTCCGCATAGCCGGTCCTCATACTTATGTCGTTGCAGTGGCTAGGGCTTTGGCGGTTGAACAGGATCAGAAGGACATCGAGATTTACA aCGGTTTTATGAATTATTTGGGCGTCAAGCCCACTAGGCTGGATGTGAATTATTCTGTGACTGTTCCATCCGGGGAGGAACTGTGTGCTTCTGGTGTGGTCAGAGACTTGAGTATCGAGCTTCAGGGCCACACAATCTATATTGACCTTATTGTATTGCTTATGCCCGAGTTTGTCACCATTCTAAGAATGGATTGGTTGTCGAAGAATGGAGTTTCAATCAATTTCCGACGAAAATCAGTGAGGGTCAGACCACTAGGTGATGATGAGTTTGTATTCGAGACAAGTGGACGCAACAGCACGCCTCAGATGATATCATGTCTTCAGGCGAGGAAGCTTATGCTTAAGGGGTGCCAGATGTTTTTGGCGAGCAATATTTCAGCCCATGTTACTACTTGTCAAACAGTAGTAGATGTTccagttgtcagagattttccagAAGTATTTCCTAAATACATTGTAGGTATCCCACCTGAGCGCGAGTTGGAGTTTTCTATAGATCTTATGTCGTATACCATGCCAATATCCGAGGCACTATATCGGTTAGCGCCTGCAGGATGA
- the LOC142531744 gene encoding uncharacterized protein LOC142531744 translates to MAPGGRGIKGKEIAQESEVQNVRGLADIIRGRRGRPRGQVAQNVEEEVNQEPPRPERHGARQVAIEQEVEQLTQKVGGMQLIIAQFQELRPPKFFGNESGEKAAGWLKSINHLFNFLEYSQDIRLKLAIYQLKDRAQLWWEATEEAMKDSSEIITWDAFRAHFTQEYAPLSYYAAKEEEFNQLVQGNKSVVEYVSQFSALLPYVPHVARNDQAKLPRFLHGFQRTVHTLVMTGSPNTYIQAVRRRKLKQVCSEETHSQVLHLFLRDLGVVCQCQWIYLHISLYSHTNNPNSRGTRQKEINSRRSLNPAPSVQAVHEGEVLLGRLALCIVTDVVVDILVPNV, encoded by the coding sequence ATGGCACCTGGAGGAAGAGGTataaaaggaaaagaaataGCGCAAGAATCTGAGGTGCAAAATGTTCGAGGACTTGCAGATATCATTAGAGGTAGACGTGGTCGACCTCGAGGACAAGTCGCTCAAAATGTTGAAGAAGAAGTGAACCAAGAACCTCCTCGACCTGAAAGACATGGAGCTAGACAGGTAGCGATTGAGCAAGAAGTGGAACAGCTGACACAGAAAGTTGGAGGAATGCAGTTAATAATTGCTCAGTTCCAAGAATTACGTCCTCCAAAATTCTTTGGCAACGAGAGCGGAGAAAAAGCAGCAGGCTGGCTGAAAAGTATAAATcatctatttaattttttggaGTATTCCCAAGATATTAGATTGAAGCTTGCCATCTACCAACTTAAAGACCGAGCACAACTCTGGTGGGAAGCCACAGAGGAAGCAATGAAGGACTCTAGTGAAATTATTACTTGGGATGCTTTTCGTGCTCACTTTACCCAAGAATATGCACCATTATCATATTATGCTGCTAAAGAAGAAGAGTTCAATCAGTTGGTGCAGGGCAATAAATCAGTGGTGGAATATGTTTCACAGTTTTCTGCTCTTTTGCCTTATGTTCCACATGTTGCTAGGAATGATCAGGCTAAACTACCACGTTTTTTGCACGGGTTTCAGCGGACTGTTCATACTTTGGTAATGACTGGATCGCCTAATACGTATATTCAAGCAGTAAGGCGAAGAAAATTGAAGCAAGTTTGCTCAGAGGAGACCCACAGCCAGGTCCTTCATCTGTTTCTCAGGGATCTGGGAGTAGTATGTCAATGCCAGTGGATTTACCTCCATATCAGCCTGTACAGTCATACCAACAACCCAAACAGCAGAGGTACAAGGCAAAAGGAAATCAATTCAAGAAGAAGTCTCAATCCAGCTCCTTCAGTTCAGGCAGTGCACGAGGGGGAGGTTCTGTTGGGTCGTCTAGCACTGTGCATTGTGACCGATGTGGTGGTCGACATTTTAGTTCCAAATGTGTAG